The nucleotide window GGCCGGCCGCTTCGGGTGGCGCTGCGGCGGATAGAGCGTGATGGCGATGCCTGCGTGGAGTTGGTCGGAACCCCCAATCGTGAACGCAGCGAGCCCCAGATGGGGGTCCGTGCCCGATTGATCGCGGAAGCAAACCACGCTGCCCACGATGGCTCGACCGACGTGCTTGGCCTGCTCGACCTGCGCATTCTCGAAACCGAAGCCCTGGAAGCAGAATTGGGCTTCAGCGAATTCGGTGAGCTCATCGAGGCCTGCGAGCATTTTCTCCGCTCGCTGCTGGACGGCGATGACCAACTCTATAACGTCGCCCCGGGTCGCAAAATCCTCCTGTACCGACGTGCGACGAACCAGCGCCTGAAAGCGACGGCAGATGAATGGATGCAAACGCTGGCGGACACCATCTTCCGGACTCAAACCCACCAAATGCACCTGCGCATGGCCGCCGTCGGCTTTGCCAACGAGCTCCATGAGGATGCGAGTCTTTGTCTGCGCCGGACGGCCCAGCAGTTCCGCGACGCGCCGCCGGAGCCGGGCCAGGTCATGCTGCTGGAATCCGACGACGCCGACCTCAAACGCCGCAAGTCGGACTTGGCTTGGCGCAAGCGCATCGAAGCCGGACTGCGTGATGGGGGTTTTTCGCTGAGCTACATGCCCATTCTCAAACTGGATGACGCCGAGGAACAGCAGTACGACGCCTTGCTGCGTTTGTCATCCAAGGATGGCAAGGAATTCCAGGCACGTGATTTCATCCAGGTTGCCGAGCGCACCGGACTCATCGTTGACCTGGACCGCTGCGTGGTCGATATCGCCATCGACCTACTCATGCAGCGTCGACGCGAGCAAGGCGGCAACATGCGCCTGTTCGTCAAGCTATCAGAACAAACCGTCGCCCAACCCCAGGCCTTTCTCCAATGGCTTCGCATCCGCCTGGTCGGCAAACCGGATGCCTATCGTCAGTTGGTTTTCAATCTGCAGGAATCGTTTCTGCAGAATCGGCTGGATCAGGCCATTGAATTATGCGACGGCATCCGCCACTTCGGCGCCGGCATCAGTATTGACTACTTCGGCACCGATGAGCGATCCAGCGAGTTGCTGGACGAATTGCTACCAGACTTCATCAAGCTGCACGCCACCTTCACGCACGCCGTTTCGCAGCCTGGCCCCAGTCAAAACCAAATGCGTGCGGTCATCGACAAGGCGCATGAAGAGCGTGTCGAAGTCATTGCGCAGCGCGTTGAAGACGCCGAAACCATGGCAGCGCTGTGGCAAATGGGCGTGCACTACGTCCAGGGCTTTCACATCAAGGGCCCCGATCCGTCTGGCATGGAATAACCACCGCACGTCGGTCGCGCCGAACTGGCCGTTGGTCACCGGGGTTTGTTCCGAATCGGACCGGCCAAGCAGGATGAGCCACGCAAGCGCGTGAATTATCAGGACTTGTGATCACTGTGGCAGACGTCACAACACCCGTGGCGTTTGCAGCAGAAACCCCGAGATCGCCTGAGTTTTCCTACACCGCCGACCGTGAAATCCTGGTAAACATGCTAGTCTTCACTGAACGACGATTACCCATGTCTTCGTCAGGACTTGGGCAGCCGGAGAGAACCCCCATGACGTCAGTTTTTCGCTCCCTACTTGTTCTTGTCGCAGCCGGCAGTTTCGTGGCGTGCAGTGGCGAGGTTCGTAGCCCGGATTTCACGCCGCAGCTGGACCGAATCACGGTCAGCCCGACTCCGCTGAGCATCGCCGAAGGCACGACGCGACAGCTCACGGCAACTGGCTTCTATACAACGCCACCTGCTGACGGAAACACCTTCACCCAGATCGACATTACCGGCCAGGTCAGCTGGTCCAGCGCCGACACCAGCTTCGTTGCAGTCAGCGCGGCCGGGCTTGTATCCGGTGAATCGGTGACCTCATCCGCCATTGATGTCACAGCGACACTGGACGGCAAGTCGGGCGTTGCCCGCGTGTCTGTTGTTGCGGGCGTGATCTCTTCGGTCACCGTTTACTCCACGGGCAATTGCACGGGCCCGACTGCCCGCTCCGAGATTTCTCAGGATGGCAGCGGTCAACTCAGTGCCGAAGCGCGTTTCGAGGACCCGACCACTGGCAACCCACTGCCAGCGCTGACGCAGTGCCTGCGCTCCGAGGTGAGCTGGGTGAGCGCTGACCCGTCCACCGTCTGTGTGGAAACCGAAGATTCGCCGACACTGTGCCCCGGCTTGGACACTGCCGGCCGCGACCCTGTCCCCGGCCGCATCTGGGGAGAAGCGTTTGACGACGAAGGGGTTGCCGTTACGGCCACGTTCACACAGAACAGCGGCGCTTCGGCTTCGGATTCCATTCCTGTCTTCGTGACCGATGCAGTCCTGCAGAGCATCTATCTCTGCCCGGATGTCGGTTCACCAACAGCCTGCCTAGCCGGCGCAAACACCTCGCGCGGCACCACCGTCCCGTTCAGAGTGTATGGACTATTTTCCGATGGCCTGTGCCGTGACGTCACCGGTCTAGCAGGCGAGCCGCCGTCATCGCTACGTGGCAACCCGGAAATCAACATCGCTCCGGCCAACGCCACAACGCTGATCACCGTCGGTGGGTACAAGCAGGCTTCGGGAGTCCCCGTCACCGTGGCACCAGCAACAGCCGACACGACGGCCGAAGCTGGCACGCCCATCTCCTTCGATGCCTCCCAAGCGGTTGATGCCGCCTTCTGTCAGGACCCGGGTAGCTTTGTTCCCGACAGCGCAGCCGAAGCTTCGGTCAACATCCAGGCAAGCGTACCGGGCCAGCCTAGCCTGAACTCACTCAGCACCGTGGCCGTGCTGCCGACGGAAGTCGCCGGGGTCTACACCTGTCCAGAAGATCGCCTGAGCGAGGGCCGCTGTGAGCGTTGCCCTGGCACGGCCGCCTCAGATGACCAGGCAACTCGCGACGCCTGCTATATCGGCGCGGCTGACACCCCAGTTCAGGTCGGCGAAGGCCTGCAACGCGACTTCCTCGCGTTTGGCATCATCTCCGACGGTAGCTTCCAGGACTTCACCGAGAA belongs to Abyssibacter profundi and includes:
- a CDS encoding EAL domain-containing protein; amino-acid sequence: MLLLASDPDVGQLIQRELRNRGVSIYVLQRRVDDDLTVCIRSEHPLLLIIDPSLEIDTVAWCETARATDPMLSVLLLDGPDDAPVADTLLAHDARDWLRSNQPDTLAFVLAREIAYAKTRRSLAQREQETRLLQAQQRVLLRDMGVAIALISDGVVIEANEPFAQLVDESEPEALPLLDLIDPAHQLEMRDTLAALLKGKLTSAELNIQFAGSRGRPLRVALRRIERDGDACVELVGTPNRERSEPQMGVRARLIAEANHAAHDGSTDVLGLLDLRILETEALEAELGFSEFGELIEACEHFLRSLLDGDDQLYNVAPGRKILLYRRATNQRLKATADEWMQTLADTIFRTQTHQMHLRMAAVGFANELHEDASLCLRRTAQQFRDAPPEPGQVMLLESDDADLKRRKSDLAWRKRIEAGLRDGGFSLSYMPILKLDDAEEQQYDALLRLSSKDGKEFQARDFIQVAERTGLIVDLDRCVVDIAIDLLMQRRREQGGNMRLFVKLSEQTVAQPQAFLQWLRIRLVGKPDAYRQLVFNLQESFLQNRLDQAIELCDGIRHFGAGISIDYFGTDERSSELLDELLPDFIKLHATFTHAVSQPGPSQNQMRAVIDKAHEERVEVIAQRVEDAETMAALWQMGVHYVQGFHIKGPDPSGME
- a CDS encoding Ig-like domain-containing protein — encoded protein: MTSVFRSLLVLVAAGSFVACSGEVRSPDFTPQLDRITVSPTPLSIAEGTTRQLTATGFYTTPPADGNTFTQIDITGQVSWSSADTSFVAVSAAGLVSGESVTSSAIDVTATLDGKSGVARVSVVAGVISSVTVYSTGNCTGPTARSEISQDGSGQLSAEARFEDPTTGNPLPALTQCLRSEVSWVSADPSTVCVETEDSPTLCPGLDTAGRDPVPGRIWGEAFDDEGVAVTATFTQNSGASASDSIPVFVTDAVLQSIYLCPDVGSPTACLAGANTSRGTTVPFRVYGLFSDGLCRDVTGLAGEPPSSLRGNPEINIAPANATTLITVGGYKQASGVPVTVAPATADTTAEAGTPISFDASQAVDAAFCQDPGSFVPDSAAEASVNIQASVPGQPSLNSLSTVAVLPTEVAGVYTCPEDRLSEGRCERCPGTAASDDQATRDACYIGAADTPVQVGEGLQRDFLAFGIISDGSFQDFTENEDLTWLVRAEEDQLITNTADLANIENGDDVDGDGDTTEGRLTLTANATDVCETAGVSPCDVIVGAQYQVTQDIIFADALTATILGVLPTNIVVTSEPEDGCIASGLGDTLPIGIPGVLEATTAQLSAAVSITLLDENDQPVPGSEFVETNFPVNWDDPIEGTWDNSNDVCVEGGFGFGSPVTVNNDGLVEPQPLVTGTACVTGSIRDDMGAIIDPPGDDTDPLIDGGTITVDTLAALTLACQIGDGFDSDEPSP